A stretch of Electrophorus electricus isolate fEleEle1 chromosome 3, fEleEle1.pri, whole genome shotgun sequence DNA encodes these proteins:
- the sgcb gene encoding beta-sarcoglycan isoform X1, whose product MASEQESSNGPAKKSMREKAIDRRTANKEHNSNFKAGYVPIEEERLHKTGLRGRKGNIAVCVIVLLFLLALINLIITLVIWTVIRIGPSGCDSMEFHETGLLRFKQKADMGVVHPLHKSTVGGRKDQDLVITGNNNPVVFQQGNTRLSVEKGKTSITSDLGVSFTDPRTQTTFFSTDFDNHEFHLPKQVKVLNVKKASTERITSNASSDLMIKVDGKAIVRGNEGVFIMGKTVEFRMSGDIELKADNSIVLNGSVMFSPSRIPNNSLGSDLYFDEGLERYKLCMCADGTLFRVQVKYHNMGCQTSDNPCGAAH is encoded by the exons ATGGCGTCGGAGCAG GAGAGCTCGAATGGGCCAGCGAAGAAGTCCATGCGTGAGAAGGCCATTGACCGGCGGACCGCCAATAAAGAGCACAACAGCAACTTCAAAGCGGGCTATGTGCCCatagaggaggagagactgCACAAGACAGGCTTGAGGGGTCGCAAGGGCAACATCGCCGTGTGTGTCatcgtcctcctcttcctgctggCGCTCATCAACCTCATC ATAACTCTGGTGATATGGACGGTGATCAGGATAGGGCCTAGTGGGTGCGACAGCATGGAGTTCCACGAGACTGGGCTGCTGCGTTTCAAGCAGAAGGCTGATATGGGTGTGGTACATCCCCTGCACAAGAGCACCGTGGGAGGGAGGAAGGACCAGGACCTCGTCATCACCGGCAACAACAACCCG gtggTGTTTCAACAGGGCAACACCAGGCTAAGTGTGGAGAAAGGCAAGACATCTATCACCAGCGACCTGGGCGTGTCCTTCACAGACCCACGCACCCAGACCACCTTCTTCAGCACGGACTTCGACAACCACGAGTTCCACCTGCCCAAACAGGTCAAGGTGCTGAACGTGAAGAAAGCTTCCACAGAAAGG ATCACCAGCAATGCATCATCTGACCTCATGATCAAAGTTGACGGTAAGGCCATCGTCCGGGGCAACGAGGGCGTGTTTATCATGGGGAAGACTGTGGAGTTCCGGATGAGCGGAGACATAGAGCTCAAAGCT GACAACAGCATAGTTCTGAACGGCTCGGTGATGTTCAGTCCGTCCCGCATCCCCAACAACTCGCTGGGCAGCGATCTGTACTTTGACGAAGGCCTGGAGAGATACaagctgtgcatgtgtgccgaCGGGACACTGTTCAGAGTGCAGGTCAAATACCACAACATGGGCTGCCAGACCTCGGACAACCCCTGTGGAGCGGCGCACTGA
- the sgcb gene encoding beta-sarcoglycan isoform X2 translates to MASEQSSNGPAKKSMREKAIDRRTANKEHNSNFKAGYVPIEEERLHKTGLRGRKGNIAVCVIVLLFLLALINLIITLVIWTVIRIGPSGCDSMEFHETGLLRFKQKADMGVVHPLHKSTVGGRKDQDLVITGNNNPVVFQQGNTRLSVEKGKTSITSDLGVSFTDPRTQTTFFSTDFDNHEFHLPKQVKVLNVKKASTERITSNASSDLMIKVDGKAIVRGNEGVFIMGKTVEFRMSGDIELKADNSIVLNGSVMFSPSRIPNNSLGSDLYFDEGLERYKLCMCADGTLFRVQVKYHNMGCQTSDNPCGAAH, encoded by the exons ATGGCGTCGGAGCAG AGCTCGAATGGGCCAGCGAAGAAGTCCATGCGTGAGAAGGCCATTGACCGGCGGACCGCCAATAAAGAGCACAACAGCAACTTCAAAGCGGGCTATGTGCCCatagaggaggagagactgCACAAGACAGGCTTGAGGGGTCGCAAGGGCAACATCGCCGTGTGTGTCatcgtcctcctcttcctgctggCGCTCATCAACCTCATC ATAACTCTGGTGATATGGACGGTGATCAGGATAGGGCCTAGTGGGTGCGACAGCATGGAGTTCCACGAGACTGGGCTGCTGCGTTTCAAGCAGAAGGCTGATATGGGTGTGGTACATCCCCTGCACAAGAGCACCGTGGGAGGGAGGAAGGACCAGGACCTCGTCATCACCGGCAACAACAACCCG gtggTGTTTCAACAGGGCAACACCAGGCTAAGTGTGGAGAAAGGCAAGACATCTATCACCAGCGACCTGGGCGTGTCCTTCACAGACCCACGCACCCAGACCACCTTCTTCAGCACGGACTTCGACAACCACGAGTTCCACCTGCCCAAACAGGTCAAGGTGCTGAACGTGAAGAAAGCTTCCACAGAAAGG ATCACCAGCAATGCATCATCTGACCTCATGATCAAAGTTGACGGTAAGGCCATCGTCCGGGGCAACGAGGGCGTGTTTATCATGGGGAAGACTGTGGAGTTCCGGATGAGCGGAGACATAGAGCTCAAAGCT GACAACAGCATAGTTCTGAACGGCTCGGTGATGTTCAGTCCGTCCCGCATCCCCAACAACTCGCTGGGCAGCGATCTGTACTTTGACGAAGGCCTGGAGAGATACaagctgtgcatgtgtgccgaCGGGACACTGTTCAGAGTGCAGGTCAAATACCACAACATGGGCTGCCAGACCTCGGACAACCCCTGTGGAGCGGCGCACTGA
- the spata18 gene encoding mitochondria-eating protein isoform X1, translated as MADTLRRLANTSSCSVVQQKLEAWDKDYHVISCDQNLNRCCELLELTSRVQGQLFTILSLTAQEGGHYAGVDTLKSRLLPWLSTCFTMATTSVSPDTSLNLIQDNVEKDRKLQELSLSHESDMFKMEDRLCSTRLELDSVKQKLADAKFELDSTKNKSATILLATEDEILHLKAELQDAYEQMNLYKMKMEDYDRQVRLLRDEVTYLTAEKTILQESRLMRSRSPSPVPHCSRGSSPVRAESPARARLTSSARRTRLLSCFSELYATERLEAQSLLRRYVDDLETVQRILFIAAVESFQAARLAYRQFKLRVRKTLSPTHVGPESLEDSVADYIVRNLDLYDVQTSVNDVINAMNVNPRISFPPEVDFVLVSSFIREMCRTAFSMQTLEPPLDLAFSTDGELYSDTKYRRSYDSEFTAPLVAYHVWPALMEGDTVIVKGEAVTRRGTLWRSRSRSRSPSPVRSRSGSPTRTLISNHSRSLSPGRLSTGRL; from the exons ATGGCAGACACACTGCGGAGGTTGGCTAACACATCGTCATGCAGCGTTGTGCAGCAGAAACTGGAGGCCTGGGATAAAGACTACCAC GTGATCTCGTGCGACCAAAACCTAAACCGCTGTTGTGAGCTCCTGGAACTGACCTCCAGGGTACAAGGTCAGCTGTTCACCATCCTCAGCCTCACTGCACAAGAAG gTGGTCACTACGCAGGTGTGGACACCCTTAAATCCCGCCTACTGCCATGGCTTAGTACCTgcttcaccatggcaaccacctCCGTGTCCCCAGACACCAGTCTCAACCTTATTCAG GACAATGTGGAGAAGGACAGAAAGCTCCAGGAACTGTCATTATCTCACGAGAGCGACATGTTTAAGATGGAAGATCGGCTGTGCTCCACCCGTTTAGAGCTGGACTCCGTCAAACAGAA GTTAGCTGACGCGAAGTTTGAACTGGATTCCACCAAAAACAAGTCAGCAACCATCCTTCTCGCCACAGAGGATGAGATATTGCATCTGAAAGCTGA GCTGCAGGACGCCTATGAGCAGATGAACCTGTATAAGATGAAGATGGAGGACTATGACAGGCAGGTCCGATTACTGAGGGATGAGGTCACTTATCTCACTGCTGAGAAAACCATACTACAGGAAAG CAGGCTGATGAGGAGCCGGTCTCCCAGTCCCGTCCCCCACTGTAGCCGTGGCAGCAGCCCCGTGAGGGCGGAGTCTCCCGCGCGTGCCCGGCTCACCAGCTCTGCTCGCCGTACCCGCCTCCTGTCCTGCTTCTCTGAGCTGTACGCCACCGAGAGGCTGGAGGCCCAAAGCCTCCTGCGTCGCTACGTCGATGACCTGGAGACAGTGCAAAGGATCCTGTTCATCGCTGCTGTG GAGTCTTTCCAGGCTGCTAGACTGGCTTATCGACAGTTTAAGCTGCGTGTGAGGAAGACTCTTTCCCCTACGCACGTTGGCCCTGAGAGCCTGGAGGACTCTGTTGCGGACTACATCGTCCGGAACCTCGACCTCTACGATGTGCAGACAAGTGTCAAC GACGTGATTAACGCCATGAACGTGAACCCGCGGATCTCCTTCCCTCCGGAGGTGGACTTTGTCCTCGTCAGTAGCTTCATCAGAGAGATGTGTAGGACGGCCTTTAGCATGCAGACGCTGGAGCCTCCGTTAGACCTGGCCTTCAGCACAGACGGAGAGCTCTACAGTGACACCAA GTACAGACGGAGTTATGACTCAGAGTTCACCGCTCCACTGGTGGCGTATCATGTGTGGCCCGCGCTAATGGAGGGAGACACAGTCATAGTGAAGGGAGAGGCTGTCACCAGGAGAGGAacactg TGGAGGAGCCGTAGCCGAAGCCGAAGCCCCAGTCCTGTCCGCTCTCGTTCAGGAAGTCCTACCCGCACACTT ataTCCAATCATAGTCGGAGCCTTTCCCCTGGACGTCTCTCAACGGGTCGGCTGTAA
- the spata18 gene encoding mitochondria-eating protein isoform X3, translated as MADTLRRLANTSSCSVVQQKLEAWDKDYHVISCDQNLNRCCELLELTSRVQGQLFTILSLTAQEGGHYAGVDTLKSRLLPWLSTCFTMATTSVSPDTSLNLIQDNVEKDRKLQELSLSHESDMFKMEDRLCSTRLELDSVKQKLADAKFELDSTKNKSATILLATEDEILHLKAELQDAYEQMNLYKMKMEDYDRQVRLLRDEVTYLTAEKTILQESRLMRSRSPSPVPHCSRGSSPVRAESPARARLTSSARRTRLLSCFSELYATERLEAQSLLRRYVDDLETVQRILFIAAVESFQAARLAYRQFKLRVRKTLSPTHVGPESLEDSVADYIVRNLDLYDVQTSVNDVINAMNVNPRISFPPEVDFVLVSSFIREMCRTAFSMQTLEPPLDLAFSTDGELYSDTKYRRSYDSEFTAPLVAYHVWPALMEGDTVIVKGEAVTRRGTLWRSRSRSRSPSPVRSRSGSPTRTLNYSSSLHML; from the exons ATGGCAGACACACTGCGGAGGTTGGCTAACACATCGTCATGCAGCGTTGTGCAGCAGAAACTGGAGGCCTGGGATAAAGACTACCAC GTGATCTCGTGCGACCAAAACCTAAACCGCTGTTGTGAGCTCCTGGAACTGACCTCCAGGGTACAAGGTCAGCTGTTCACCATCCTCAGCCTCACTGCACAAGAAG gTGGTCACTACGCAGGTGTGGACACCCTTAAATCCCGCCTACTGCCATGGCTTAGTACCTgcttcaccatggcaaccacctCCGTGTCCCCAGACACCAGTCTCAACCTTATTCAG GACAATGTGGAGAAGGACAGAAAGCTCCAGGAACTGTCATTATCTCACGAGAGCGACATGTTTAAGATGGAAGATCGGCTGTGCTCCACCCGTTTAGAGCTGGACTCCGTCAAACAGAA GTTAGCTGACGCGAAGTTTGAACTGGATTCCACCAAAAACAAGTCAGCAACCATCCTTCTCGCCACAGAGGATGAGATATTGCATCTGAAAGCTGA GCTGCAGGACGCCTATGAGCAGATGAACCTGTATAAGATGAAGATGGAGGACTATGACAGGCAGGTCCGATTACTGAGGGATGAGGTCACTTATCTCACTGCTGAGAAAACCATACTACAGGAAAG CAGGCTGATGAGGAGCCGGTCTCCCAGTCCCGTCCCCCACTGTAGCCGTGGCAGCAGCCCCGTGAGGGCGGAGTCTCCCGCGCGTGCCCGGCTCACCAGCTCTGCTCGCCGTACCCGCCTCCTGTCCTGCTTCTCTGAGCTGTACGCCACCGAGAGGCTGGAGGCCCAAAGCCTCCTGCGTCGCTACGTCGATGACCTGGAGACAGTGCAAAGGATCCTGTTCATCGCTGCTGTG GAGTCTTTCCAGGCTGCTAGACTGGCTTATCGACAGTTTAAGCTGCGTGTGAGGAAGACTCTTTCCCCTACGCACGTTGGCCCTGAGAGCCTGGAGGACTCTGTTGCGGACTACATCGTCCGGAACCTCGACCTCTACGATGTGCAGACAAGTGTCAAC GACGTGATTAACGCCATGAACGTGAACCCGCGGATCTCCTTCCCTCCGGAGGTGGACTTTGTCCTCGTCAGTAGCTTCATCAGAGAGATGTGTAGGACGGCCTTTAGCATGCAGACGCTGGAGCCTCCGTTAGACCTGGCCTTCAGCACAGACGGAGAGCTCTACAGTGACACCAA GTACAGACGGAGTTATGACTCAGAGTTCACCGCTCCACTGGTGGCGTATCATGTGTGGCCCGCGCTAATGGAGGGAGACACAGTCATAGTGAAGGGAGAGGCTGTCACCAGGAGAGGAacactg TGGAGGAGCCGTAGCCGAAGCCGAAGCCCCAGTCCTGTCCGCTCTCGTTCAGGAAGTCCTACCCGCACACTT AACTACTCCAGTTCACTACACATGCTGTAA
- the spata18 gene encoding mitochondria-eating protein isoform X2, protein MADTLRRLANTSSCSVVQQKLEAWDKDYHVISCDQNLNRCCELLELTSRVQGQLFTILSLTAQEGGHYAGVDTLKSRLLPWLSTCFTMATTSVSPDTSLNLIQDNVEKDRKLQELSLSHESDMFKMEDRLCSTRLELDSVKQKLADAKFELDSTKNKSATILLATEDEILHLKAELQDAYEQMNLYKMKMEDYDRQVRLLRDEVTYLTAEKTILQERLMRSRSPSPVPHCSRGSSPVRAESPARARLTSSARRTRLLSCFSELYATERLEAQSLLRRYVDDLETVQRILFIAAVESFQAARLAYRQFKLRVRKTLSPTHVGPESLEDSVADYIVRNLDLYDVQTSVNDVINAMNVNPRISFPPEVDFVLVSSFIREMCRTAFSMQTLEPPLDLAFSTDGELYSDTKYRRSYDSEFTAPLVAYHVWPALMEGDTVIVKGEAVTRRGTLWRSRSRSRSPSPVRSRSGSPTRTLISNHSRSLSPGRLSTGRL, encoded by the exons ATGGCAGACACACTGCGGAGGTTGGCTAACACATCGTCATGCAGCGTTGTGCAGCAGAAACTGGAGGCCTGGGATAAAGACTACCAC GTGATCTCGTGCGACCAAAACCTAAACCGCTGTTGTGAGCTCCTGGAACTGACCTCCAGGGTACAAGGTCAGCTGTTCACCATCCTCAGCCTCACTGCACAAGAAG gTGGTCACTACGCAGGTGTGGACACCCTTAAATCCCGCCTACTGCCATGGCTTAGTACCTgcttcaccatggcaaccacctCCGTGTCCCCAGACACCAGTCTCAACCTTATTCAG GACAATGTGGAGAAGGACAGAAAGCTCCAGGAACTGTCATTATCTCACGAGAGCGACATGTTTAAGATGGAAGATCGGCTGTGCTCCACCCGTTTAGAGCTGGACTCCGTCAAACAGAA GTTAGCTGACGCGAAGTTTGAACTGGATTCCACCAAAAACAAGTCAGCAACCATCCTTCTCGCCACAGAGGATGAGATATTGCATCTGAAAGCTGA GCTGCAGGACGCCTATGAGCAGATGAACCTGTATAAGATGAAGATGGAGGACTATGACAGGCAGGTCCGATTACTGAGGGATGAGGTCACTTATCTCACTGCTGAGAAAACCATACTACAGGAAAG GCTGATGAGGAGCCGGTCTCCCAGTCCCGTCCCCCACTGTAGCCGTGGCAGCAGCCCCGTGAGGGCGGAGTCTCCCGCGCGTGCCCGGCTCACCAGCTCTGCTCGCCGTACCCGCCTCCTGTCCTGCTTCTCTGAGCTGTACGCCACCGAGAGGCTGGAGGCCCAAAGCCTCCTGCGTCGCTACGTCGATGACCTGGAGACAGTGCAAAGGATCCTGTTCATCGCTGCTGTG GAGTCTTTCCAGGCTGCTAGACTGGCTTATCGACAGTTTAAGCTGCGTGTGAGGAAGACTCTTTCCCCTACGCACGTTGGCCCTGAGAGCCTGGAGGACTCTGTTGCGGACTACATCGTCCGGAACCTCGACCTCTACGATGTGCAGACAAGTGTCAAC GACGTGATTAACGCCATGAACGTGAACCCGCGGATCTCCTTCCCTCCGGAGGTGGACTTTGTCCTCGTCAGTAGCTTCATCAGAGAGATGTGTAGGACGGCCTTTAGCATGCAGACGCTGGAGCCTCCGTTAGACCTGGCCTTCAGCACAGACGGAGAGCTCTACAGTGACACCAA GTACAGACGGAGTTATGACTCAGAGTTCACCGCTCCACTGGTGGCGTATCATGTGTGGCCCGCGCTAATGGAGGGAGACACAGTCATAGTGAAGGGAGAGGCTGTCACCAGGAGAGGAacactg TGGAGGAGCCGTAGCCGAAGCCGAAGCCCCAGTCCTGTCCGCTCTCGTTCAGGAAGTCCTACCCGCACACTT ataTCCAATCATAGTCGGAGCCTTTCCCCTGGACGTCTCTCAACGGGTCGGCTGTAA
- the sgcb gene encoding beta-sarcoglycan isoform X3 — protein sequence MREKAIDRRTANKEHNSNFKAGYVPIEEERLHKTGLRGRKGNIAVCVIVLLFLLALINLIITLVIWTVIRIGPSGCDSMEFHETGLLRFKQKADMGVVHPLHKSTVGGRKDQDLVITGNNNPVVFQQGNTRLSVEKGKTSITSDLGVSFTDPRTQTTFFSTDFDNHEFHLPKQVKVLNVKKASTERITSNASSDLMIKVDGKAIVRGNEGVFIMGKTVEFRMSGDIELKADNSIVLNGSVMFSPSRIPNNSLGSDLYFDEGLERYKLCMCADGTLFRVQVKYHNMGCQTSDNPCGAAH from the exons ATGCGTGAGAAGGCCATTGACCGGCGGACCGCCAATAAAGAGCACAACAGCAACTTCAAAGCGGGCTATGTGCCCatagaggaggagagactgCACAAGACAGGCTTGAGGGGTCGCAAGGGCAACATCGCCGTGTGTGTCatcgtcctcctcttcctgctggCGCTCATCAACCTCATC ATAACTCTGGTGATATGGACGGTGATCAGGATAGGGCCTAGTGGGTGCGACAGCATGGAGTTCCACGAGACTGGGCTGCTGCGTTTCAAGCAGAAGGCTGATATGGGTGTGGTACATCCCCTGCACAAGAGCACCGTGGGAGGGAGGAAGGACCAGGACCTCGTCATCACCGGCAACAACAACCCG gtggTGTTTCAACAGGGCAACACCAGGCTAAGTGTGGAGAAAGGCAAGACATCTATCACCAGCGACCTGGGCGTGTCCTTCACAGACCCACGCACCCAGACCACCTTCTTCAGCACGGACTTCGACAACCACGAGTTCCACCTGCCCAAACAGGTCAAGGTGCTGAACGTGAAGAAAGCTTCCACAGAAAGG ATCACCAGCAATGCATCATCTGACCTCATGATCAAAGTTGACGGTAAGGCCATCGTCCGGGGCAACGAGGGCGTGTTTATCATGGGGAAGACTGTGGAGTTCCGGATGAGCGGAGACATAGAGCTCAAAGCT GACAACAGCATAGTTCTGAACGGCTCGGTGATGTTCAGTCCGTCCCGCATCCCCAACAACTCGCTGGGCAGCGATCTGTACTTTGACGAAGGCCTGGAGAGATACaagctgtgcatgtgtgccgaCGGGACACTGTTCAGAGTGCAGGTCAAATACCACAACATGGGCTGCCAGACCTCGGACAACCCCTGTGGAGCGGCGCACTGA